ATATTAGTATAATTGTAGTGGTGATGTCTTAAATATATTAAGTAGTGagatttttccttcagaaagaaataGTATCTCTTACTAGACCATTTGATATGTTTGGAGAAAAGCAGGCATGCTTTTTGGCCAGGAGATCTTGTGAAGATCCATAGTAATGTattggaggaggaagaggtagtgTCTTGTAAAAATCAATGTATTCCCCTATATTGCAGAATATGGCTTGTAGGAGGGCGTAAAAACTTGggcatttttcttgaaatacaatGCTTTTAAAGTTTATCATTGTGCACTATTTCACCACAGGTATGGAGTTAAACTGCTCTGGGCTTACAACAGGCCTTTTTTCCTTGCGTTAGTTgatattcagcattttttttttctacttcatgGTTTTAAATTTATTGAAACTGTGTATTGTACTTAAGATTGCAAGACTTACTGAACAGCTGTCATCTATTTTAAATCACCATATCAAAAGCTTGCTATAAGAATAGAATTGACAAGACTAGAGTTGCTGCCTTTCAACAGAGGAGTCTGAATTGTTCCTAAAATGTCTGTGCAGTCTTTCTTTGACTTTTGTAAAGTATTTCATAATCACAatgcttaattatttttcaaCTTTCCTGTACACTTGTTCAATCCTAAGTCTGCATCGAACTTTTACATGAGCATTGTACAATATAAGCGTGCACTGTAATTCTCATTTAGGAAGGCATGTATAAATTCAGATTTAATTGGTTTTAAATGTATTGGATATTCTGTAGTAAAAGGATTATGGATTACGACTTTGAGTCTAGTGCTATGCTCTGTTgtcagagaaaggaggatgagttTGATGGAAAACTGTTCAGAATGTATTAATTGGACAGTGTATATCAAATATGGAGAAACAGCACAGTCCACCTGTTTTGTTTAAGGTTTTTTGATCCTCTTCTACAATATTGTTGTaagacttctgtttttttccccgtTTGTGCTTCTCAGGGGAGTTCATCGCAGCTCCAGTCTTGGACTGTGCAGCCATCCTTTGAAGTGattccagctcagccacagcTAGTGTTTCTTCGTCCATCAATCCCACCTCCTATTAACCCTCACCctgttgggaaaaaaagaaatgactcCACTAATTACCTGCCCATCCTGAATTCTTATCCCAAAATAGCACCACAGCCCTGCAAAAGAGATCACTCCTTTGATCTAGAAGAACGTCAGGAAACCAGTTGCCATAAACGATTCTGTACAGAAGCACCCAAGATGGAAATTTCTCCTGTGTCGAGGAGCACAGGCTTGCCTACTAGTCCTTTTGCCCACCTACCAGTTAGCTTTAAGACCCCTCAGGATTCTCACCAGCAAAGTTCTTCGACTCTGGTGACAAGTGGAAAACTGTCAGCTCTTCCTGGTTTTCATCGTGTTTCCAGTGACACTCAGAAAGTGCCAGGTTTGACTCCCCTTTTGCCTTTTGGAACTCTGCAGGCAACAAAGTGCACCCCTCATGAGAGCGAGAGTGCAGCACAGGCTACGATGCAGTCTGCAGTGTGGAGCCCCCCATTGATACCAGAAGAGATCTGCACTACTCCTGAGCTGCTTTTGCAACAACAAAGCAAATGCAGGCGCTTTCAGAATACACTCGTCGTGCTACGCAGGTCGGGATTGCTGGAGATCACTTTAAAAACCAAGGAGCTCATTCATCAGAACCAGGTGACTCAGGCTGAGCTGGACCGGCTGAAGCACCAAACACAGCTTTTCATAGAGGCAATAAAGAACAATGCTCCACAGTCGTGGGCAGAGCTAGAAGCATCTCTAGCAGGATCTGATAAAGCTGATAGAAACCTTGAAGACCCTACTTATCCCAACATGTAGTAAAATGGTACATAGCTGTTGGTCAGGTTATTTCTGTGCCTCCTATTTCCTGTCTCAAGCTTTTACTTGAGCATTTTCTGAGTCCAGGACTTGCGAAGTGGCATGCCGTTAACAACTTGTCTTCAGAGCCAGTTGTGGACTGGAATAGCATGGTAGGGAATTGACAGAATGGGCACTTACTACATCAGTGTGACCTTGAACTCCATGCTAACTATGTGTACTTCCTTGGACTCCAGAAGCTTGGATGTGCTGGGCTGGCATGTTTCCATTCTTGCAGTGAAAAGATGATCATTTGCAGTATTCTGCAATCAAGCATCTGCCTATTCCCATCTTCAGATAGTCAATTTTGAGAATGGAACAGCAGAACAGGCCCCAATATTAGGCCATCATCAGTTGCAAGTAGATGATGGGAGTTGGTGTGAGGAGAGGAAACCTACTTTGGTGGGGTGGTATCTTTAGACTGTTGCTGTCCTTCATTGTAGCAGAGTCTTACTTTGGGGTTTTAATGTGTTTGAATTAGTGGAGATCTGCTTGTGCTGAAGCAGCGTTCTATATTCATTACAGTTTTTGGTCAAAGTGATGAGTGTCTTAGGACCCAAGTGAAATGATGTGTTTTGATGAATATACTTTTGATTTTCATCTGTACAGCTGAGTGAAAATCACAAGGCTTGTACTGGAAGTGTTTGTTCCTAAGCCATATTTATTAATGGCTAACAAGTGTACAAGGCAAGTGGCTTTGGGTTTTCTTGGTAGCTAACAGATTAAACATTGTTATTAAAGACTGCAGTGACTTT
The sequence above is drawn from the Strix aluco isolate bStrAlu1 chromosome 4, bStrAlu1.hap1, whole genome shotgun sequence genome and encodes:
- the CIPC gene encoding CLOCK-interacting pacemaker, translated to METKQSSIETLKELLGKVMEMKSLNHHFSMAAAESDKDSGYSDGSSECLSAMEQTDSEDVLNALCWNAEDGPWPCPMTTSNSFPALSPMVVMKNVLVKQGSSSQLQSWTVQPSFEVIPAQPQLVFLRPSIPPPINPHPVGKKRNDSTNYLPILNSYPKIAPQPCKRDHSFDLEERQETSCHKRFCTEAPKMEISPVSRSTGLPTSPFAHLPVSFKTPQDSHQQSSSTLVTSGKLSALPGFHRVSSDTQKVPGLTPLLPFGTLQATKCTPHESESAAQATMQSAVWSPPLIPEEICTTPELLLQQQSKCRRFQNTLVVLRRSGLLEITLKTKELIHQNQVTQAELDRLKHQTQLFIEAIKNNAPQSWAELEASLAGSDKADRNLEDPTYPNM